The Leptospira levettii genome has a segment encoding these proteins:
- a CDS encoding sensor histidine kinase — protein sequence MWQFHPYSVLLFLAFGFNLGLGLFVLKSFRLNLVKYLLILVFGSMIWTGFYGLDFVYISTNLHRTFISLLYIGVAIANVGMVLVSIEFTNNQHLLTKRFWVLLFLQPLFTVAVCVLDPIFKTLTLDTYLINVGGRIQWIQETNIGGFIASYLLSFFWSVFVALLLIRGIFQSKSTERNRYLLILVSFLFIWIAAALHKMGIRPLPGMNITGVMCTMQAIMIFFAIGYYRMFDLVPLVRSEIVDELDEAVVILDFNHRVVDWNSSAENLFCVKDKNVALLPHQAFFHHTPELITKLDNLSIKKTITKWIWEKDSKYWEVTAKQIRDSNRKKIGMVLVFRDNTEQRNLEKQMANVNRELLVANGTKDRFLSIISHDLRGPLAGIKMLLKVLNEDMKKKEDALAGMTQSLLDATESVFSLLENLLEWSKLQRGQEEFRPNFYRLDSIVLECLDLFALSAKNKDIHFETKIPNHAMVYCDDRMIITVIRNLISNALKFSHQNGKIEISAIDTGYHWMVSVKDFGVGMSKTTIDKLFKPGEVIKSVGTQGETGNGIGLLLCSEFVTVNGGTLTADSDGMSGSIFQFSLPKKENEEILI from the coding sequence TTGTGGCAATTCCATCCATATAGTGTACTTCTTTTCCTAGCATTTGGCTTCAATCTTGGATTGGGGCTATTTGTATTAAAATCCTTTCGACTCAATTTAGTTAAATATTTATTAATCTTGGTTTTCGGTTCTATGATTTGGACTGGATTCTATGGACTTGATTTTGTTTACATCAGTACAAACTTACACCGAACATTCATTAGTTTGTTGTACATAGGTGTTGCCATTGCCAATGTTGGTATGGTATTAGTCTCAATTGAGTTTACAAACAACCAACATTTACTCACAAAACGTTTCTGGGTACTATTATTTCTTCAGCCTCTATTTACTGTGGCTGTATGTGTATTAGATCCTATCTTTAAAACTTTAACACTCGATACCTATCTCATTAATGTGGGAGGCCGTATCCAATGGATTCAAGAAACAAATATAGGTGGTTTCATTGCCTCTTATTTACTTTCTTTTTTTTGGTCAGTATTTGTCGCATTACTCCTCATTAGAGGGATTTTTCAATCCAAATCGACAGAACGTAACCGTTACTTACTAATTCTTGTTTCCTTTTTGTTTATTTGGATCGCAGCAGCTTTACATAAAATGGGGATTCGTCCTTTGCCTGGAATGAATATAACGGGCGTTATGTGCACAATGCAGGCAATCATGATATTCTTTGCAATTGGATACTATCGAATGTTTGATTTGGTACCACTTGTGAGAAGTGAAATTGTAGATGAACTTGATGAAGCAGTTGTCATTTTAGATTTTAATCATCGCGTAGTCGATTGGAATAGTTCGGCTGAAAATTTATTTTGTGTAAAAGATAAGAATGTAGCCTTACTCCCTCACCAAGCTTTTTTCCATCATACACCAGAACTCATTACAAAATTGGACAATTTATCCATTAAAAAGACAATCACCAAATGGATATGGGAAAAAGATTCGAAGTATTGGGAAGTCACAGCAAAACAGATTCGAGATTCGAATCGGAAAAAAATCGGTATGGTTCTTGTATTCCGTGATAATACAGAGCAAAGAAATTTAGAAAAACAAATGGCAAACGTGAACCGTGAGCTTCTTGTTGCCAATGGAACCAAAGATCGATTTTTATCGATCATCTCACATGATTTACGTGGTCCTTTGGCTGGCATAAAAATGTTACTCAAAGTATTAAACGAGGATATGAAGAAAAAAGAAGATGCGTTAGCAGGTATGACACAGTCTTTACTTGATGCAACAGAATCTGTTTTTTCTCTCTTGGAAAATCTTTTAGAATGGTCTAAGTTACAACGAGGACAAGAAGAATTTAGACCAAATTTTTACCGATTGGATTCAATCGTTTTAGAATGCCTTGATTTGTTTGCTTTAAGTGCAAAAAATAAAGACATTCATTTTGAGACCAAAATCCCAAATCATGCGATGGTGTATTGTGATGATCGAATGATCATCACTGTGATTCGAAATTTAATCTCCAATGCATTGAAATTTAGTCATCAAAATGGTAAAATTGAGATTTCTGCAATTGATACCGGATACCATTGGATGGTTTCTGTTAAAGATTTTGGTGTTGGAATGTCTAAAACTACGATCGATAAATTATTTAAACCTGGCGAAGTGATTAAATCAGTTGGGACACAAGGAGAAACTGGGAATGGTATTGGACTTCTCTTGTGTTCGGAATTTGTAACGGTGAATGGTGGTACATTAACAGCTGATAGTGATGGAATGTCAGGGTCTATTTTTCAATTTAGTCTCCCAAAAAAGGAAAACGAGGAAATTCTTATATGA
- the acpS gene encoding holo-ACP synthase, which translates to MLSVGNDIVENERIRELLQKHGDRFLKRVFTDDEVEYCHKHKDPVPFLAGRFACKEAVIKALNLEPGEVADMREIELAGTNFGKKTLVIHGKTEKFFREKGFTGSSVSISHADHYSTAVVVFYKELK; encoded by the coding sequence ATGTTATCAGTCGGGAACGACATTGTCGAAAACGAACGAATTCGAGAATTATTACAAAAACATGGGGATCGGTTTTTGAAACGAGTTTTCACCGATGATGAGGTCGAATATTGTCACAAACACAAAGACCCGGTGCCTTTTTTAGCTGGAAGATTTGCGTGCAAAGAAGCGGTCATCAAAGCCCTGAACTTGGAACCTGGTGAGGTTGCCGATATGCGCGAGATTGAGCTAGCTGGAACCAATTTTGGGAAAAAAACGCTAGTCATCCATGGGAAAACTGAGAAGTTTTTCCGTGAGAAAGGATTTACAGGTAGTTCGGTGTCCATTAGCCATGCTGACCACTATTCAACCGCCGTTGTCGTATTCTATAAGGAGCTCAAATGA
- a CDS encoding tetratricopeptide repeat protein, whose protein sequence is MVSDKMKSVLVHYNQGLTLYKSRKFAEAKEEFKKALAIHPGDGPSKLYIERCDDYIADPPPEDWDGVYNMKTK, encoded by the coding sequence ATCGTTAGTGATAAAATGAAGTCAGTGCTTGTACATTATAACCAAGGACTTACTTTGTACAAATCTCGTAAATTTGCAGAAGCAAAAGAAGAATTCAAAAAAGCATTAGCGATCCATCCTGGAGACGGTCCTTCCAAACTTTATATTGAACGTTGTGATGATTACATCGCAGATCCTCCTCCTGAAGATTGGGATGGGGTGTATAACATGAAAACAAAATAG
- a CDS encoding bactofilin family protein — translation MSKKEMQPTITEHGVIATILGKETAFSGTLAFKKPLQISGDFTGEIISDGYLVISEGARVKANIKAGTVVVGGTIIGNVTATQRLEMLSTGKVQGNIRTAKLQIADGVIFDGNCEMLSNDET, via the coding sequence ATGTCAAAAAAAGAAATGCAACCTACCATCACAGAACACGGAGTCATTGCCACCATCTTAGGAAAGGAAACTGCTTTTAGCGGAACCTTAGCTTTTAAAAAACCACTTCAAATTTCTGGTGATTTCACTGGTGAAATCATTTCAGATGGATACTTGGTGATCAGCGAAGGTGCTCGTGTAAAAGCAAACATCAAAGCGGGAACCGTTGTTGTTGGTGGAACCATCATTGGAAATGTGACGGCAACTCAAAGATTAGAGATGTTATCAACAGGAAAAGTCCAAGGCAACATTCGCACTGCAAAATTACAAATAGCAGATGGAGTTATTTTTGATGGTAACTGCGAAATGTTGAGTAACGACGAGACTTAG